The genomic region TGTTGCGGTAATGCCGTTTCAAAACGACACCCATGAAATCGGGATAGCAACTCAGGTGAGAAGGGCCTTTTACAACCATTTCAGCTCAAAGCCATACAGAGATGTTGAGCTTAATGTAATTGATGAAAAAGTTGTCCAGCTTGAGAAATCTTCAGGCAAAAGCGCCCTTGACATAAAACCCGAGGAGATGTGTCAGGCATTGGACTGTGACGGGGTAGTCTACGGCAGGATTACTGATTATAAAAAGGTTTATGCGGCAGTCTATTCACAGCTCGGCGTAGAAGCCGAGGTCTGGATGGTCAACACAAAGACAGGCCAAGAAGTCTTAAGGATAAAAGACTCCGTAAGATACCATGAAGGCGGGGTGCCGATGTCTCCGCTTGGCGCCGTTATGACCGTCGTTTCCACGGCAATGAACATAAGGGAAATCCAGCAGGTCCGATTGGTCAATGAGCTGAGCTACAAATTTAATGAAAGAATCCCCTCCCCTAAAGGGCTGAAGACCGAGGACAGGCCGCTTATCAAAGAAATTCTTACAAATGTAAAAGAAGGGCCCTTCAGCAAAGGCAGAATTATCAGGGCTGGACTTGAAGGAGAGCCCGGACTAGTAGCCACCTTTGACATCGGCAACTTTAAAAAAGGCCTTCTCATGAAAGAGACAAAACCGGGCATCTACATGGGTGAATATCTTGTCATGCCCGGAGACAATACAAAAGATATGCCCATAATTGCATCTTTAAAAAGACCTGCTGGTTATGAAAGCCAATGGATTGATGTGAGCGGTTTTGTAACAATTGATACGACCGCGCCGCCGCAGGTAAAAGGCATCAGGGCAAAGGGATTTCAGGACAGGATAGAGATATCATGGGAGGCCCTAAAAAATATTCCTGACTTAAAGGGATATGCAGTATTAAGAAGCGAACAGCCTTTAAGCGGCTATGCCGAGAGCGCAAAAGTGGAATTAAATACATTTGAAGACAGGACGGCAAAGCCCGATACTGCGTATTATTACAGGGTCACGGCATCTGACCAGACAGGCAATGAGTCAGAGCCTGCGGACGCAGTAACTGCGGCGCTTATGTCAAAAGAGCCTGTTTTGCTGAGCGGCGAGCTTAAGAAAGACACCGTCCTTGCCGGGATTTATATCGTAAAAGACGCATTTACAGTCCCAAAGGGATTGTCACTGTCAATAGCGCCTGAGACAAGAATAATGTTTGATGAAAATGCAGCGCTCGTTATCTATGGACGGACTGTTGTGGACGGAAAGGGCGCGCCTGTTGAATTCATCCCTTCAGGGGATAAAAAATGGAAGGGGATAATCGCAGAGGGAGGTAATGTGACTGCCGCCGGTTTACGCATTAAAGGCGCGCTGACTGCAATGACTTTTAAAAACACAGAAGGACAGCTTGAAGACGGCGTGTTTTCGGATAATGAAACAGGAATTTTAATTTCAGGCACGCCGGCAGTAAGCCTCAAAGGTTT from Nitrospirota bacterium harbors:
- a CDS encoding DUF799 family lipoprotein, with product MKKIFFSILTLALITSCALKEEIKKDLSAPAVLAVPEEDLPLTVAVMPFQNDTHEIGIATQVRRAFYNHFSSKPYRDVELNVIDEKVVQLEKSSGKSALDIKPEEMCQALDCDGVVYGRITDYKKVYAAVYSQLGVEAEVWMVNTKTGQEVLRIKDSVRYHEGGVPMSPLGAVMTVVSTAMNIREIQQVRLVNELSYKFNERIPSPKGLKTEDRPLIKEILTNVKEGPFSKGRIIRAGLEGEPGLVATFDIGNFKKGLLMKETKPGIYMGEYLVMPGDNTKDMPIIASLKRPAGYESQWIDVSGFVTIDTTAPPQVKGIRAKGFQDRIEISWEALKNIPDLKGYAVLRSEQPLSGYAESAKVELNTFEDRTAKPDTAYYYRVTASDQTGNESEPADAVTAALMSKEPVLLSGELKKDTVLAGIYIVKDAFTVPKGLSLSIAPETRIMFDENAALVIYGRTVVDGKGAPVEFIPSGDKKWKGIIAEGGNVTAAGLRIKGALTAMTFKNTEGQLEDGVFSDNETGILISGTPAVSLKGLTISGNKTGIELQKTDAKISLSSIFQNTDGIVIREFSGELKDNNIIDNSRNIFSEAPVKISANYLGSINIDEMKVSGISLTKTYDNKIPDGKIVDAISNPYASLSQEERQKKALELIIEAGGYFRQSNYGKASSRFEEALKAFPTADTYYYLALSYQGMKEDEKALKYLKEGVEKFPKDSTLQKALGLMYYQAGNETDAKKAFEEVIRLSPEDRQVKFLLERMGK